A part of Candidatus Electrothrix aestuarii genomic DNA contains:
- the lon gene encoding endopeptidase La: protein MDDQSQNKNTPQDPTLLPIPKELPILPLHGFVFFPGMGFPLQIASATSKQLVDEALEGDRMVGLVLCHKQQVGDDDTITSEDLHRVGAVGYVHKVSKTEEGYYQVLVSGIHKLSVDRFTQETPYIRGEISILPMQVKDQDSQTDALVLGIRNEFKKLGELINLPAEIMATMDAITDPFHVGYLVTSQLNLRVNKEQEILEIVEVNLMLHRVARELNRRVSTAEMSNKLQEDIKKDMDSKQREFFLRQQMQAIRKELGEESDGKVELQELRERAEKAGLTEEAMGAVEKELVRLERISPSSPEYSVSRNYIDWILDLPWSVSTEDTLDFNKAEADLEDEHYGLEKIKKRILEFLAVRKLKNDIHGPILCLAGPPGVGKTSLGQSIARTMGRKFSRMALGGMRDEAEIRGHRRTYIGALPGRIIQNLKKVGANNPVILLDEIDKLGNDFRGDPASALLEVLDPEQNSTFTDHYLDIEFDLSKVMFIATANMLETIPGPLRDRMEVVHLSSYTENEKLAIARKYLLKKQLKEHALTEENLEMGDDALLAVIRSYTREAGVRNLERQLAAICRGVAANLARGWTEKTVVTEDNLYDFLGVVNFTSEMKARTWGPGLSTGLAWTPVGGQILFIESSKMKGRGNLALTGKLGDVMKESASAALTYIRSNAEALGVDEDIFSQIDIHVHVPDGATPKDGPSAGVAMVSALISVITGRVVRQDVAMTGEITLRGDVLPVGGISEKVLAALRAGIKELVLPVLNEKDVLEIPEEIREGVIFHYPHTIEEALEFVLEKETDK, encoded by the coding sequence ATGGACGATCAATCACAAAATAAGAATACACCGCAAGATCCAACCTTGCTGCCTATACCGAAAGAACTGCCCATTCTTCCGCTGCATGGATTTGTTTTCTTTCCAGGTATGGGGTTTCCTCTCCAGATTGCCAGTGCCACCTCTAAACAATTGGTGGATGAGGCCCTGGAAGGAGATCGGATGGTTGGGCTGGTGCTTTGTCATAAACAACAGGTCGGCGATGATGATACCATTACCAGCGAGGACCTGCATCGTGTCGGGGCAGTGGGCTATGTTCACAAAGTATCCAAGACAGAAGAGGGATATTATCAAGTATTGGTGAGCGGTATTCATAAGCTCAGCGTTGATAGGTTCACCCAGGAAACGCCCTATATTAGGGGGGAAATTAGCATCCTTCCTATGCAGGTCAAGGATCAGGATAGTCAGACCGATGCCCTGGTTCTCGGAATCCGTAATGAGTTCAAAAAACTCGGCGAGCTTATTAATCTGCCAGCGGAAATTATGGCAACTATGGATGCCATTACCGATCCTTTTCACGTCGGGTACTTGGTCACCTCGCAGTTGAATCTTCGGGTCAATAAAGAGCAGGAGATCCTTGAAATCGTCGAGGTTAACCTGATGTTGCATCGGGTGGCCCGTGAGTTGAATCGACGGGTAAGCACTGCTGAGATGAGTAATAAGCTGCAGGAAGATATCAAAAAAGATATGGACAGCAAGCAGCGTGAGTTCTTCCTCAGACAGCAGATGCAGGCCATTCGTAAGGAGTTGGGCGAAGAGTCTGACGGTAAGGTAGAGCTTCAAGAGCTTCGAGAGCGTGCTGAGAAGGCTGGTCTGACTGAAGAAGCTATGGGCGCAGTGGAAAAAGAGCTGGTCCGTTTGGAACGAATTTCTCCCTCTTCCCCGGAATACTCTGTTTCCCGCAATTATATTGACTGGATTCTTGATCTTCCTTGGTCTGTTTCCACGGAAGATACTCTGGATTTCAATAAGGCTGAAGCTGACTTGGAAGACGAGCATTACGGTCTTGAGAAAATCAAAAAGAGGATCCTGGAGTTCCTGGCTGTTCGTAAGCTGAAAAACGATATCCACGGCCCGATCCTCTGTTTGGCCGGTCCTCCAGGCGTTGGTAAGACCTCGCTGGGCCAGTCCATCGCCCGTACTATGGGGCGAAAGTTTTCCCGTATGGCCTTGGGCGGTATGCGGGATGAGGCCGAGATTCGCGGGCACCGTCGGACCTATATCGGGGCACTGCCCGGTCGTATTATCCAGAATCTGAAAAAGGTGGGTGCCAATAATCCGGTTATCCTTTTGGACGAGATCGACAAACTGGGCAATGATTTTCGCGGCGATCCCGCTTCTGCCCTGCTGGAGGTTCTGGACCCTGAGCAGAACTCTACCTTTACCGATCATTATCTGGATATAGAGTTTGATCTGTCCAAGGTCATGTTTATCGCCACAGCCAATATGTTGGAGACCATTCCCGGCCCTCTGCGGGACAGGATGGAAGTCGTGCATTTGTCCAGCTATACCGAGAATGAAAAGTTGGCCATTGCTCGTAAATACCTGCTGAAAAAGCAGCTTAAGGAGCACGCGCTTACGGAAGAAAATCTGGAAATGGGAGATGACGCCTTGCTGGCCGTTATCCGCTCCTATACCAGAGAAGCGGGGGTGCGTAATCTGGAGCGTCAGTTGGCAGCTATCTGCCGTGGCGTTGCTGCGAATCTGGCCCGTGGCTGGACCGAGAAAACCGTGGTCACCGAGGATAATCTCTACGACTTCCTCGGAGTGGTCAATTTCACCTCGGAGATGAAGGCCCGCACTTGGGGGCCGGGACTTTCCACAGGCTTAGCCTGGACTCCGGTGGGTGGGCAGATCCTCTTTATTGAGAGCTCCAAGATGAAGGGAAGAGGGAATCTGGCCCTGACCGGTAAACTGGGCGATGTGATGAAGGAGTCGGCTTCTGCGGCCCTGACCTATATTCGCTCCAATGCCGAAGCTTTGGGCGTTGATGAGGATATTTTCTCCCAGATTGATATCCATGTTCACGTACCTGATGGAGCGACCCCTAAAGACGGTCCTTCTGCTGGTGTGGCAATGGTCAGTGCCCTGATTTCCGTGATTACCGGACGGGTTGTTCGTCAGGATGTAGCCATGACTGGTGAGATCACCCTGCGTGGTGATGTCCTGCCGGTTGGTGGTATCTCTGAAAAAGTTCTGGCTGCCTTACGGGCCGGAATTAAAGAGCTGGTTTTGCCGGTTCTTAATGAAAAGGATGTGCTGGAGATACCGGAAGAGATCCGCGAGGGTGTCATTTTCCATTATCCGCATACTATAGAAGAAGCTCTGGAATTTGTTCTGGAGAAAGAAACGGATAAGTAA